The genomic window CGCGCGCACCTCATTAGCATTTAGATCAGTTTGGCCATTTCCACTTATAAAGGGATCAATAAGAATTACCTTGCTGTTCGTTTCAATTTTAACAACTGAGTGTCCATGAAAAGATACCTTCACAAAATGTCTCCCCTTTCAAATTAACTATGTACTTCTTCTCCAATATTATAAAAATTCCTTCTACATTATGCTCAGTTCTCAGTTGCACTAAACAAATAAGATTGCTACGCTAATAGAAATTGGTTATGCCACAAAAGAGAATTTTTCAAAACAAAATAAAAGGAGAATCTTAATGACTAATCGTATAGAAAGCCTTTCTAACTGGCTTAAGCAGAAAGACATCTCGTTTGCTTTTATCACATCAACACCTAATGTATTTTACTTAAGTAATTTTTATAGCGATCCTCATGAGAGATTACTAGCTGTATGCGTGTTTCCCGAACAAGAGCCATTTCTAGTTTGTCCAGCGATGGAAGTAGAGGATGTGAAAAACAGTGGTTGGTCTCACGAGGTTGTTGGTTGTAGTGACACCGACGATGCGTGGGCACTTGTTGAACAAGCTATTAGAAAAAGAAATATTGATGTCACATCCATTGCGGTAGAAAAGTTACATATGAACATGGAGCGCTTTGAAAATCTTCAAAGTAAATTTCCTAATGCTGTGTTTGTTTCTGCTGAAGAAAAACTACGATCTTTACGTATGAAGAAAAGTACTAATGAGATAGAGATTATGCGTGAGGCGGCAAAATTAGCCGATTTCGGTGTAGAAGTTGGTGTATCAGCTATTAAAGCAGGTAAAAGCGAACTTGAAATTGTCGCCCAGATTGAATATGAATTAAAGAAAAAAGGAATCAAGCAAATGGCTTTCTCTACGATGGTCCTTGCTGGTGCTAAAACAGCTTCACCACATGGAAAGCCGAGCCTTGATCAAGTAAAACAAGGTGACTTAGTGTTATTTGACTTAGGTGTTGTGTTAGAAGGATACTGCTCAGATATAACAAGAACTGTTGCGTTTGGCTCAGTAACGGATGAACAGCGTGCGATTTATGACACAGTACTTGAAGCTGAACAAGCGGCTGTATCAGCTTGTAAGCCAGGTGTTACGGCAGGTACTATTGATAAAACAGCCAGAGATATAATTTCTTCAGCTGGCTATGGCCCTTATTTTACTCACCGCGTTGGGCACGGCTTAGGGATTGAGGCTCACGAGTACCCTTCTATGAGTGGTACAAACACCGCACCATTAGAGGCAGGCATGATAATTACGGTGGAGCCTGGGATTTATGTCCCTCGAGTTGGTGGAGTAAGAATTGAAGATGACGTCTTAATAACAGATACAGGAGTAGACATATTAACAAAATTTCCAAAAGAGTTAATTATATTATAAAAAGTCTTAAGTATTATACTTAACTTTGAATATGTAATATAGCAATTGCATTCAATATGAACTGAGGAGACATGCTATAAAACAATGTAAGTTTGTAGTTTCAATCACCAAACAATAAAGTGGCCTGTTAAAGGGCCACTTTATTATTTACGTCTTCTTCCTGCTCTTCTACTTTTTCACTTTTAATCTTTTTATACCAAATAGAGTGACGATGCTTCACATACTCTTCATCTACATAACCTGAAAACATCCCACTAATTAACTTACGATTTGCTTTAATGGCAAATGCAGCAAGATGAGCTACTATCAAAAGAATGATTGCAACAGTAGCCACATTATGAACCCCTGTAGCAATGTTAGAAATGACATCTGGAATCATAACTGAATTTTTCAGCATTTTCACTAAACCTGAAAACACCAGTGCTAATACGGTGACACCAATTGCTACATACGCTAAACGCTGTTCTGCTAAATATTTATCACTCGGTGGTTCTTCACCTTTCGTAATCATGGCCTTTATAATTTGCCAAGATTCCTTCATATCACCTTTTTTAGGCATAATATCAAATTGCTTAAGTAATACATGAATAAAAATATGATAAAAAACAACAAATACGAGGATAATAGCAGCAACATAATGTAGAACCAATGTAATAGAATAGTCACCTAGCCATTCAGCACCTGGTAGCTTAGTAATATTATATCGCTTATACATAGGCATTTGACCTAACCCGGTAACAATCAATATTATAATGGAAAGTGCTGACGCCCAATGAACAAACCTATTAGACTTACTTTGTCTTAGAATTTTCCCACTCTTATACTTCACGATTCTGCTCTCCTTTCATTTTACGGTAGGCAATAAATCCCGCAGCCGTTATACCTGCAACAGGAGCAATAGCAGCACTTAAAGCCATGCCACTAACAGAATCTAGTTTATTATCAACAACTACAGGCATTAAAGGACGACCTGGTTTTGTATCTCCTTGTTCCTTCTTACTGTTTTTAATAGCTTCATTTATTTTTTCAAACGGTATTTTAGAAACATAGTATGTACCTGTTCCTCCGTTTTCCTTATCACCATACACATAGCCATTCACTTCTTTAGCCATTTCATAAGCTAACTTTCTCATATCCTCCTTAGACCCAAACAATAAAGCCTCATTTGGACATGCCGTCACACAAGAAGGATTCTTACCTTCAGCGACAAGGTCTGCGCACATATCACACTTATACATGACGCCACCGCCTAAGTACTCAGGAGCGATATTCATATAGATCCCTACACCAGCTTGACGTTGCGGAATATCCCAAGGACATACATCCCTACACTTTGCTCCCCCCATACACATGCCATCGTCAATTTTCACAGCACCATGTTTATCTTTTGTAATAGCCCCAAATGGACATAATCCTTTACAAGTTGGATTGTCACAATGCATGCAGCGCCTTGGAACATGTAGTTGCTCTTTAACACCCTTATGTTCTACTTCAACTTTGTCAACAAAGGACCAGTTGTATGGTGTTAATCTACTCGTCATATCTTGCTTGTCTGACCAGTCCTCATTAAAGGTCTGTGGCCAATACGGCTTGAGTTCTTCTTTATTCACCTTAGGGAAACGATTATTATTTTTCTCACGACATGCAAGTACACACAGTGGTGTATCCTTTGCTTGACAGCCATCACATTTCGTTAAATCAATTATGGTAGCCATTTCAGTTGTCTTGTCGGTAGATGCTATTACTTTATCGACACCAGACATTACTAACGAACCTGCTACCACCGCTCCACTTGAGCGTTTTATGAAGTCTCTTCTAGAAAGTTGTTTACTCATTCCTGTACCTCCACATTATATACCTTATACGGTATTGAACATAACTCTATTTATACTACATAGGGTATATAACTGACAATACAATTCACAATACTGTCATAAAAAACATAAGTTCCTCAAATACATGTAAAAATATTAACAAACAGAATAATACGACATCACGTATTGTTATTAGGGATTATAGTGCTAAACTCAAGATATAGTTATATTTACACTGTTGTATACGGAATTTTCCCTATACGCATAAAGTATCATGAAAGAAAAATAGTAGAAGTAAGCATTTGCTTTTTGAGGCTTTTTATAAAGGGGCATAAACATGATAAACAAAATTGTTCTTGAAAATAAATTAATTCTAGATGCTTTTAATAACTCAACTATTGGACAAGCCCTCGTCTCTAAGGATGGACAATTATTGAGAGTCAATCCGTTTCTTTGCGATTTGTTTGGTTATACAGAAGATGAGCTTTTAAATAAAAGATTCCAAGATATTACTTATCATGAGGATTTAGATACAGATTTAAAATTGTTTCAAGACTTGCTAAATGGTGGAACTAAATCTTATATGTTGGAAAAAAGGTATATCCAAAAATCTGGCAAAGTAATTTGGGGATCGCTAAATGTTATGCTTGTTCAAGATGATAAAGGTGATCCGCTCTGTTTTCTTTCTTTAATATCAGACATTACTCAAAAAAAATATGAAGAAGAAGTAGCAAAGAGGAAAGAAGCAGAATTTTATAAACTAATTGAGTCTGCACCTGAGCCGCTAGTCATAGTAATTGATCAAAAGCTATTTTATATTAACCAAACAGCTTTAAATGCTCTTAATTGTAGCAAAGAAAGTATTTTGAATACATCCATTTATGATATGATAATTCCTTCACAAATTGATTTGGTAAAGGAAAGGCAAGTGCTTCTTCATGAGAAGGAACAATATTTGGAGTCAATTGAGCTTACGTTAAATATAAACGGTAGACTAATTGATGTTGAGACGTCTCCCACATCAATT from Bacillus sp. HMF5848 includes these protein-coding regions:
- a CDS encoding formate dehydrogenase subunit gamma, which gives rise to MKYKSGKILRQSKSNRFVHWASALSIIILIVTGLGQMPMYKRYNITKLPGAEWLGDYSITLVLHYVAAIILVFVVFYHIFIHVLLKQFDIMPKKGDMKESWQIIKAMITKGEEPPSDKYLAEQRLAYVAIGVTVLALVFSGLVKMLKNSVMIPDVISNIATGVHNVATVAIILLIVAHLAAFAIKANRKLISGMFSGYVDEEYVKHRHSIWYKKIKSEKVEEQEEDVNNKVAL
- a CDS encoding Xaa-Pro peptidase family protein yields the protein MTNRIESLSNWLKQKDISFAFITSTPNVFYLSNFYSDPHERLLAVCVFPEQEPFLVCPAMEVEDVKNSGWSHEVVGCSDTDDAWALVEQAIRKRNIDVTSIAVEKLHMNMERFENLQSKFPNAVFVSAEEKLRSLRMKKSTNEIEIMREAAKLADFGVEVGVSAIKAGKSELEIVAQIEYELKKKGIKQMAFSTMVLAGAKTASPHGKPSLDQVKQGDLVLFDLGVVLEGYCSDITRTVAFGSVTDEQRAIYDTVLEAEQAAVSACKPGVTAGTIDKTARDIISSAGYGPYFTHRVGHGLGIEAHEYPSMSGTNTAPLEAGMIITVEPGIYVPRVGGVRIEDDVLITDTGVDILTKFPKELIIL
- a CDS encoding 4Fe-4S dicluster domain-containing protein, with protein sequence MSKQLSRRDFIKRSSGAVVAGSLVMSGVDKVIASTDKTTEMATIIDLTKCDGCQAKDTPLCVLACREKNNNRFPKVNKEELKPYWPQTFNEDWSDKQDMTSRLTPYNWSFVDKVEVEHKGVKEQLHVPRRCMHCDNPTCKGLCPFGAITKDKHGAVKIDDGMCMGGAKCRDVCPWDIPQRQAGVGIYMNIAPEYLGGGVMYKCDMCADLVAEGKNPSCVTACPNEALLFGSKEDMRKLAYEMAKEVNGYVYGDKENGGTGTYYVSKIPFEKINEAIKNSKKEQGDTKPGRPLMPVVVDNKLDSVSGMALSAAIAPVAGITAAGFIAYRKMKGEQNREV